The Mytilus trossulus isolate FHL-02 chromosome 3, PNRI_Mtr1.1.1.hap1, whole genome shotgun sequence genome contains a region encoding:
- the LOC134712291 gene encoding somatostatin receptor type 4-like, which translates to MMNTTYEPEEPYIPAVLFSFAQWLTTYLQPILCIFGLIGNFLSLIVFCSKKMRRVSSNIYLAALSFSSCLFLIALLLVWMEIFHVRIVHENVWCHGIIYTTYVCSFLNGWFVVCITFENYIVTFHLKRATVICSVQKARLVVLLLVLFALAFFDFSIWTTTVTEYAGRPLCTQAEKYYEVINIYTYLDAVITLILPTTVLAVLIGAIILKYIRQSALHRYGQAEPLRHKDRSLMHITRVLLAVGLSYMVLFMPSYINKIRFIIMSNVMGESYVTLKDHIINQIVLIVSYMSFCSNFIFYVKWSKNFRKGLRKLFCCVIPRQRYNVKKTEYRHILLSSKRNMTVSNV; encoded by the coding sequence ATGATGAATACAACATATGAACCAGAGGAGCCGTATATACCAGCAGTACTGTTTTCATTTGCACAATGGCTTACAACATACCTGCAACCTATTTTATGCATCTTTGGACTAATTGGGAACTTTCTATCTTTGATAGTATTCTGTTCAAAGAAAATGAGACGCGTTTCATCGAATATTTACCTAGCAGCCTTATCATTTTCcagttgtttatttcttatagcaCTGTTACTAGTCTGGATGGAGATTTTTCACGTGAGAATCGTGCACGAGAACGTGTGGTGTCACGGTATAATATACACAACATATGTTTGTAGTTTCCTGAATGGATGGTTTGTAGTATGTATTACATTTGAGAACTACATTGTAACTTTTCATCTGAAAAGAGCAACAGTAATATGCTCAGTTCAAAAAGCTAGACTGGTGGTTTTATTACTGGTTCTCTTTGCGCTTGCGTTTTTTGATTTCTCGATTTGGACAACGACGGTGACTGAATATGCGGGTAGGCCTCTGTGTACACAAGCGGAAAAATACTATGAAGTCATTAATATTTACACATATCTTGACGCAGTGATAACGCTCATACTGCCTACGACAGTTCTAGCTGTTCTTATTGGtgcaattattttaaaatacatacgACAAAGTGCTTTACATCGATATGGACAAGCCGAGCCTTTGAGGCACAAAGATCGGTCATTAATGCACATAACTAGAGTACTATTGGCAGTAGGACTTTCATACATGGTGCTGTTCATGCCAAGTTACATTAATAAAATTCGCTTTATCATTATGTCCAATGTGATGGGAGAATCATACGTAACattgaaagatcatatcataaatcaaattgtactaattgtatcatacatgtcattttgctcaaattttatattttatgtaaagtGGAGTAAAAACTTTAGAAAAGGACTGCGGAAACTGTTCTGCTGTGTGATTCCTCGTCAACgatataatgttaaaaaaacagaatataGACATATATTACTTTCGAGTAAAAGGAATATGACCGTTTCAAATGTTTGA